TCTGTTTGCTTTTTTTCTCTGGGGTTATCTGTATTACCAAATCTGTCCGGTTATGTTAGCAACCGGCTCAGTAAACTTTACACCTTGGGGAATCATTATAACTGCAGTCATAATTATTGGTAGCATTTTTGTAATGAGATTCTGGTGCAGGTATCTCTGCCCTTATGGTGCTTTGATGAACTGTTTTCAATTTATAGGCAAAAAGTTCGGTATCAAAAGATCAATGATATACCGAAATCTGGAGGTTTGTAATGATTGCCGTTGTTGTGAGTACAATTGCCAGATGAATATCGATATAACAGATGCTGAGTACATTGAAGATCTGAACTGTATTTTTTGTCTGAATTGCATCAAAGCCTGCCCTAAGGATATGTGTCTAACCTTAGACAGCAATAAGAATTTTCAATAGGTTAACTCTTTGATCTGACTTCTTTAACCACCTCATCGATCACTGATTTGATAATCTGCATATCGGGTCGAGGGATTATATTCTGTTCTGAAAGTAAGTCGTAGGTTGCTCTTGCTTTCTTTATATCTGTATCAGCTCTCTTAAATATCTCATCATCGGTAATTATCCTTCCGGCGACCCCTTCTTCGATAGCTTTTCGGGCTACTGCTAAAGCTTCCAGAGGGAATACATCCGTTTCTGTCATTTTGGGAATAATGTTTTCCGGAGTTATGCCTCTCTTTTCTGCATATTCTGCAAGTGATTGAGCAGCTGCTATTGCCATACCGTCTGTTATCTTGCTGGCTCTAACAATCAGCGCACCTTTTAGAATACCAGGAAAACCGAGTGAGTTATTGATCTGATTAGGGAAATCTCCCCTCCCGGTAGCAACTATATAGGCCCCTGCTTGCTTAGCTGCATATGGATATATTTCTGGTATTGGATTGGCACAGGCAAAGACGATGGGCTTATTATTCATTGATTTGATCCATTTTGGTTCTACGGCATCTGGACCGGGTTTGGATAAAGCAATAAGAACATCTGCATCCTTAACAGCATTTTCGATTTCAGTAACATTGTTGGGATTTGTAGTTAGGCAGATCTCCCATTTTCTATATAATGTTTCATCTCGTTCAATGTCATTTCGCTTGTTAGATAAAGCACCTTTGGCATCGAACATAATGATCTTCTGAGGATCAACTCCTGCAGTTACTGTTATTCGTGCTATGGCAGTATTAGATGCTCCGGCACCGAGAAAAACTGTTTTTATCTCCCCCATTTTCTTATTAACGAGTTTGAGAGCATTGATTAGTCCTGCTAAAGTTACAGAGGCAGTACCTTGAGCATCATCATGCCAGACAGGAATATCACATTCTTCCCTTAGAGTATCTAAAACCTTGTAACAATTGGGTTGAGAGATATCCTCCAGATTTACTGCTCCAAAACTATGTTGTACCATCTTAACAAAATCGATCATTTTATAAGGATTGTTATTACCTTTAACATCCCTACTGTCGATACATAAAGGAATAGCATCAATTCCACCCAACATCTTCATTAAGAGAGCTTTACCCTCCATTACACCTAAACCACCGGGTGGTGTACAATCACCGTCTCCTAATACTCTCGTAGAATCAGATACGATAGCTACGGTATTACCTCTATTAGTCAAATCATAAGAGAGTTCGTTATCGTCTCTGATTGCAGTTGAAACTGCCGAGACACCGGGTGTGTACCAGATATTGAACCAGTTAAACCCATACAAACCAACTTTAGGTATTATTTCAGTCTTTCCATTATAGAACTTATGTAATACCAAAGAGAGTTTCTTTAAGAGCAATGTTTTACCTTTAGCTAATTCCTCTTCTGAAAAATTATCCGGGAAAAACCTCTCTAAGTTTTCCAGATTTAAAGTTAAAAAATCATTATTCATACAATCAATCTCCACATTATCATAAATTATCTGAAGAGTTTATCCCCAAAAGAATCTACAGCAACATAACATGGGAACTCAGAAACTCTGAGTTCATATATTCCCTCTAATCCAAGTTCAGGATAAGCTAATAATCTATATTTTGTTATTCTTTTCGCTAGATACACTCCAGCTCCCCCTACCGCACAAAAATAAACTGCTTGATACTCTCTAAATAAATCTATTACCTCTTGACTTCTTCTACCCTTACCAATGAATCCCTTAACTCCAGCTTTTAAAAGTTGAAGTGTGTATCTGTCCATACGTTCACTTGTGGTTGGACCGGCAGAAATAATCTTGCCGGATTTTTCCGAAAAGACAGGTCCACAATAGTATATGATGCTATCTTTAAGGTTGAAGGGTAACTCTTTGTTATCATTCAATAAATCAATTAGCTTCTGATGAGCTTTGTCACGAGCAGTATAAACAATCCCGCTCAACAAGACTTTATCACCAATTCTTAAACCCGCTATTTTTTCTTCGTTTAACGGGGTTGTAATCGCTATTTCTCTCAATTGGTTATCCTTTAAT
This Candidatus Cloacimonadota bacterium DNA region includes the following protein-coding sequences:
- a CDS encoding FumA C-terminus/TtdB family hydratase beta subunit — its product is MREIAITTPLNEEKIAGLRIGDKVLLSGIVYTARDKAHQKLIDLLNDNKELPFNLKDSIIYYCGPVFSEKSGKIISAGPTTSERMDRYTLQLLKAGVKGFIGKGRRSQEVIDLFREYQAVYFCAVGGAGVYLAKRITKYRLLAYPELGLEGIYELRVSEFPCYVAVDSFGDKLFR
- a CDS encoding 4Fe-4S binding protein, which encodes MMSKFILRRIIQLIFLLLSIYIVMTAVNFISHRYCPYAVICFGLRGLNPEVGFFFITAIIGGLIILLSTLFIGRRFCGYVCPLGTVIEYLNYLNPFRKKVLRKRVPPNVEKSLRLGKYLILIGTALFAFFLWGYLYYQICPVMLATGSVNFTPWGIIITAVIIIGSIFVMRFWCRYLCPYGALMNCFQFIGKKFGIKRSMIYRNLEVCNDCRCCEYNCQMNIDITDAEYIEDLNCIFCLNCIKACPKDMCLTLDSNKNFQ
- a CDS encoding NADP-dependent malic enzyme, translating into MNNDFLTLNLENLERFFPDNFSEEELAKGKTLLLKKLSLVLHKFYNGKTEIIPKVGLYGFNWFNIWYTPGVSAVSTAIRDDNELSYDLTNRGNTVAIVSDSTRVLGDGDCTPPGGLGVMEGKALLMKMLGGIDAIPLCIDSRDVKGNNNPYKMIDFVKMVQHSFGAVNLEDISQPNCYKVLDTLREECDIPVWHDDAQGTASVTLAGLINALKLVNKKMGEIKTVFLGAGASNTAIARITVTAGVDPQKIIMFDAKGALSNKRNDIERDETLYRKWEICLTTNPNNVTEIENAVKDADVLIALSKPGPDAVEPKWIKSMNNKPIVFACANPIPEIYPYAAKQAGAYIVATGRGDFPNQINNSLGFPGILKGALIVRASKITDGMAIAAAQSLAEYAEKRGITPENIIPKMTETDVFPLEALAVARKAIEEGVAGRIITDDEIFKRADTDIKKARATYDLLSEQNIIPRPDMQIIKSVIDEVVKEVRSKS